Below is a window of Gaiellales bacterium DNA.
ACCGAGCGCGACACGCCGATCTTCACGTGCATCTCGTGCTCGGTGCCCGAGGCGCTGCGCTCGCTCGGCGGCGCGGCGCACGCGCTGCTCGCCACGGACTGAGCGTCGCCACGCGCTGACCGTGCGGATGCACGTCGACGAGCTCGACATCGGCGACGGGCTCGCCCGCGGCGGCCTGAGGTTGCTGCAGTCGGAGCGAGCCTAGGACGGCATGGACACGGATCGGAAACGCGGGCGCCGTCTGGCCGACCACGGCGTCCCGATCGCCGCCCCGGCACTCGGCTCGATCGCCGGGCCCCATCACGCACCCGGCGTCGTCGCTCACGTTCTGGTGGTATATCGAGCCGGGGCCAAAGCCGGACGGCGGCGAGCGCCGACTCGGAGAGGCCATGCGAGCGTTCCACTCCGCGCTGGCCGACGTGGCCGGCGGCCTGCCGCAACTGACTGAGAGGATCGACGTCGCAACCGGGCTGCTGCAGGACGCGGCGGCAACGCCGGGACTGACCGTGGCTGACCGCGCGCTCGCAGGGTCGGCTCGTGATCGGCTGGTTCCGTACGTGTGCTCGCTCGCCGAGACGACAGCGCTTCACGCGGAGCCGCACGAGGACAACGTCCTGTGGACGCGGGGTGGGCCTGTGCTGATCGATTTCGAAGCTGCCTGTCGGGGGCCCGTGGAATGGGACCTTGCGTATCTGCCACAACCGGCGCTCGTTGCCTTTCCCGACCGTGACGACGAGGCGATCGCAAGGTTTCGAGCCGGCGTCAGCTTCTGCGTCGCCGCCTGGTGTCTCGCGAATCCGGACCCCACGCCGGCGGTCGCCGAGGCGGCCACGGTTCACTGGAAGGCGATGCGCGGAAGCTGGCTCGCGCAGACGAGCTCGCGCCTGACACGCCACAGCCACCGCCGTCACAGGTGGTAGCGCTTCGACTCCTCCCACGCCCACAGCATCGCGAAGCCGCCCGCCAGGGCGACCAGCACCAGCGGGAGCGTGAAGCCGCCCAGCGCGACCAGCCCGAACTGCGAGAGCGAGTACGCGCCGGCCGCGACCGTGACGGCGCCCATGCCGGCGTAGAGCGCCTGGCGCTGGCGGTCGGGCATGAGCGAGATCGTCATCCGGTTCGAGCGGTACCAGGCGTAGCCGAAGTACCA
It encodes the following:
- a CDS encoding phosphotransferase — protein: MEPGPKPDGGERRLGEAMRAFHSALADVAGGLPQLTERIDVATGLLQDAAATPGLTVADRALAGSARDRLVPYVCSLAETTALHAEPHEDNVLWTRGGPVLIDFEAACRGPVEWDLAYLPQPALVAFPDRDDEAIARFRAGVSFCVAAWCLANPDPTPAVAEAATVHWKAMRGSWLAQTSSRLTRHSHRRHRW